Proteins encoded together in one Clostridiales bacterium window:
- the dnaA gene encoding chromosomal replication initiator protein DnaA encodes MNKEIVDIWEKTLNIIKAELPEVSFNTWLKCIEPLFMDSDKIVLGVPNDFTKGILEARYQPIISNALKLVTSKKYDISFAINNEETLRALNNRQMENRNIEEKNKHDDSNSNLLNPKYTFDSFVIGNSNRFAHAASLAVAEAPAKAYNPLFIYGGVGLGKTHLMHAIGHYILDNEPNLKVVYVSSEKFTNELINSIKDDKNTAFRNKYRNIDILLIDDIQFIAGKESTQEEFFHTFNDLYEANKQIIISSDRPPKEIPTLEDRLRSRFEWGLIADIQPPDFETRIAILNKKADVEGLNIPNDVMVYIASKIQSNIRELEGALIRVVAYSSLANREISVDLASEALKDIISNKSKQITVELIKQVVANYYNLRPEDFTSKRRTRNVAFPRQIAMYLARKLTDLSLPKIGDEFGGRDHTTVIHAYEKISNDLAVDDGLKETIDEINKKLIQK; translated from the coding sequence ATGAACAAGGAAATAGTTGATATATGGGAAAAGACATTGAATATAATAAAAGCCGAACTCCCCGAAGTTAGTTTTAATACATGGCTTAAATGCATCGAACCCCTTTTTATGGATTCCGACAAGATCGTGCTCGGTGTTCCTAACGATTTTACAAAAGGAATACTTGAAGCAAGGTATCAACCCATTATATCAAATGCTTTAAAACTTGTTACATCAAAAAAATATGACATCAGCTTTGCTATAAATAATGAAGAAACATTAAGGGCCCTGAACAACCGGCAGATGGAAAACAGAAATATTGAAGAAAAAAATAAACATGATGATTCAAATTCCAACCTCCTTAACCCGAAATATACCTTCGATTCCTTCGTTATAGGGAACAGCAACAGGTTTGCACATGCCGCTTCACTGGCAGTCGCCGAAGCACCGGCAAAGGCATATAATCCGCTGTTTATATATGGAGGAGTGGGACTCGGGAAAACTCATCTGATGCATGCTATAGGTCATTATATTTTAGACAATGAACCTAATTTAAAGGTTGTTTATGTATCTTCAGAAAAGTTTACAAATGAACTTATTAACTCCATAAAAGACGATAAAAATACTGCTTTTAGAAATAAATACAGAAATATCGATATATTATTGATAGACGATATACAGTTTATAGCAGGAAAAGAAAGCACTCAGGAAGAGTTTTTCCACACTTTTAACGATTTATATGAGGCAAATAAACAGATAATTATATCGAGTGATAGGCCTCCAAAGGAAATACCAACGCTTGAGGACAGGCTAAGATCAAGATTTGAATGGGGACTGATTGCCGACATACAGCCTCCTGATTTTGAAACAAGGATTGCCATTTTAAATAAAAAAGCTGATGTGGAAGGGCTTAATATCCCAAATGATGTAATGGTTTATATAGCAAGCAAGATACAATCAAATATAAGGGAACTTGAGGGAGCGCTAATCAGAGTAGTAGCTTATTCTTCCCTTGCAAACAGGGAAATAAGCGTAGATTTGGCAAGTGAAGCTTTAAAAGATATAATTTCAAATAAATCAAAACAAATAACCGTCGAACTCATTAAACAGGTTGTAGCAAATTATTATAACTTAAGACCTGAAGACTTTACCTCAAAGAGAAGGACAAGGAATGTCGCTTTCCCGAGGCAAATTGCAATGTACCTTGCAAGAAAACTCACTGATCTTTCCCTTCCAAAAATCGGGGACGAGTTTGGGGGAAGAGATCATACTACAGTGATACACGCATATGAAAAAATAAGCAATGATCTTGCGGTAGACGACGGCCTAAAGGAAACTATAGATGAAATCAATAAAAAGCTAATCCAAAAATAG
- the dnaN gene encoding DNA polymerase III subunit beta, whose product MKFICYKNELLNSISIVQKAVTGKSTLPILDGILIKSVENVLSLTATDLDFGIETKVNCTVQSNGSVVLNSRLFGDIIRKLPDEDIEIEVDDSFNTTIKCGKSKFNLVGQSPDEFPELPSINENAMYTIKQDFLRDMIKDVIFAAAQDETRPILTGVLFEVKNSILSMVALDAYRLALKSAPLNSKDNISAVIPAKALNEVSKILVSSDDVSITFTPNHILFKLENTKIISRLLQGEFINYRQIIPEEYKHRVKVNPKNLLDSIERASLLAKEENTNLIKMDIKEDNMIITSNSKYGNVYEEVPIELEGDNIQIAFNSKYFIDALRIIDKDEIYLEFTSSVSPCILKTSDDNSYIYLILPVRLFAD is encoded by the coding sequence ATGAAATTTATCTGCTATAAAAACGAACTTTTAAATTCCATATCCATCGTGCAGAAAGCAGTTACAGGAAAAAGCACTCTTCCTATACTTGATGGAATATTAATTAAATCCGTCGAAAATGTTCTTTCATTGACCGCAACAGATTTGGATTTCGGCATAGAAACCAAAGTCAATTGTACAGTCCAATCAAATGGTTCTGTTGTATTAAACTCCAGGCTCTTTGGTGATATAATAAGAAAATTGCCTGATGAAGATATAGAAATCGAAGTGGATGATTCGTTTAATACAACTATAAAATGCGGTAAATCGAAGTTCAATCTTGTTGGACAAAGTCCTGATGAATTTCCTGAACTTCCTTCTATAAACGAAAATGCCATGTATACCATAAAGCAGGATTTTCTAAGAGACATGATAAAGGACGTTATATTTGCCGCAGCTCAGGATGAAACAAGGCCAATACTTACAGGTGTTTTATTCGAAGTGAAAAACAGTATTCTGAGCATGGTTGCACTTGACGCTTACAGGCTTGCGTTAAAGAGCGCCCCGTTAAATTCAAAGGACAATATAAGTGCTGTAATACCTGCAAAAGCTTTAAACGAGGTAAGTAAAATACTTGTGTCATCCGATGATGTTTCCATAACATTTACACCAAATCATATATTGTTTAAACTTGAAAATACAAAGATTATTTCAAGGCTGTTACAGGGGGAATTTATAAACTACAGGCAGATAATACCTGAAGAATATAAACACAGAGTCAAAGTAAATCCTAAAAATCTTTTAGACAGTATCGAAAGGGCATCCCTTTTGGCAAAAGAAGAGAATACAAATCTTATAAAAATGGATATAAAAGAGGACAATATGATAATTACTTCAAATTCCAAATATGGAAATGTATACGAAGAAGTACCTATAGAGCTTGAAGGAGACAATATTCAGATAGCTTTTAATTCCAAATACTTTATAGATGCTCTCAGGATTATAGATAAAGATGAAATTTATCTTGAGTTTACGAGCAGTGTAAGCCCTTGCATACTTAAGACATCCGATGATAACAGCTATATTTATCTTATACTGCCTGTAAGGCTGTTTGCTGATTAA
- the recF gene encoding DNA replication/repair protein RecF has translation MNVEKITLKNYRNYIDLELFLHPGLNIIYGDNAQGKTNFIESIYICGIGKSHRASKEKELINWNSHSAYIKANIKRANIDTDIEVNIFDNKPKIIKVGGVKIEKISELLGNLNVVMFSPEDLRLIKEGPVYRRRFLDIEVSQIKPAYFYNLHQYNRVLLQRNNLLKSIKYNRSQSLLKTLDIWDEQLSEFGSHIIVYRIEFIKKISMLARLVHRKLTDGKEELNVLYSSMFKNVQTREDGKILLYKELIRSRNRDIERGMTSVGPHRDDMDFFINNTDVKTYGSQGQQRTVALSLKLSELEFIRAECIEYPILLLDDVLSELDIKRQKFLLENLKNVQTILTCTGINDIREFRKNDRFLFKVSDGLIEKIE, from the coding sequence ATGAATGTAGAAAAAATTACATTAAAAAATTATAGAAATTATATTGACCTGGAGTTATTTCTTCATCCAGGCCTTAATATAATTTATGGCGATAATGCCCAGGGAAAAACTAATTTTATAGAGTCCATTTATATCTGTGGGATAGGAAAATCGCACAGGGCTTCAAAAGAAAAGGAACTCATAAATTGGAACAGCCACAGCGCCTATATCAAAGCAAACATTAAAAGAGCTAATATAGATACTGATATAGAGGTAAACATATTTGACAACAAGCCTAAGATTATAAAAGTCGGTGGGGTTAAAATAGAAAAGATTTCTGAGCTTCTTGGAAATCTAAATGTCGTAATGTTTTCCCCCGAGGATTTAAGGCTCATTAAAGAGGGGCCTGTATACAGGAGAAGATTTTTAGATATAGAGGTTTCACAAATAAAACCGGCCTATTTTTATAATCTGCATCAATATAACAGGGTGCTTTTACAAAGGAATAATCTTCTTAAATCTATAAAGTACAATAGAAGCCAGAGCCTTCTAAAAACTCTCGATATATGGGATGAGCAGCTTTCAGAATTCGGTTCTCATATTATCGTTTACAGGATAGAATTTATAAAAAAAATATCGATGCTTGCAAGGCTAGTCCATAGGAAATTAACGGATGGAAAAGAAGAACTAAATGTTTTGTATTCAAGCATGTTTAAAAATGTTCAGACAAGAGAAGATGGAAAGATTTTATTATATAAAGAGCTTATAAGATCTAGAAACAGGGATATAGAAAGGGGAATGACATCGGTAGGTCCTCACAGGGATGATATGGATTTTTTTATAAACAATACGGATGTCAAGACATATGGATCTCAGGGGCAGCAAAGAACCGTGGCTCTTTCTTTGAAACTATCCGAGCTTGAGTTTATAAGGGCTGAATGTATAGAGTATCCCATTCTGCTTTTAGACGATGTACTTTCTGAACTTGATATAAAAAGGCAAAAGTTTTTATTAGAAAACCTTAAGAATGTACAGACGATTTTAACATGTACAGGAATAAATGACATAAGGGAATTTCGGAAAAACGATCGTTTTTTGTTTAAAGTTTCAGATGGATTAATCGAAAAAATTGAGTGA
- a CDS encoding NADH:flavin oxidoreductase: protein MSYLLKPLENGKLFLKNRLIMPPMATSKSEEDGRVSREMLDYYDEKSRGGYISLVIIEHSFISKRGKASERQLSVSDDDLIGGLKALADTIHRNGTKAVMQINHAGSATSKDITGYDEVGPSSVPNPRRGNIPRELTRTEIEGIVREFKNAAVRVKKAGFDGVEIHSAHGYLLDQFLSPLTNKRIDEYGTDIKGRIKIHLDVVRAVRSAVGEDFPILLRLGASDYMEGGTTIEDSKIAAVEFEKAGVDILDISGGFCGYMVPGLTGQGYFSPLSEAIKKVVSIPVILTGGITEAKAAEKLLSEGKTDLIGVGRAMYKDSGWARKAIESFRA from the coding sequence ATGTCATATTTGCTTAAACCGTTGGAAAATGGAAAATTGTTTTTGAAAAACAGGTTGATCATGCCTCCTATGGCCACTTCAAAATCTGAAGAGGATGGAAGAGTGAGCAGAGAAATGTTGGATTATTATGATGAAAAATCAAGAGGTGGGTATATATCGCTGGTCATTATAGAACACAGCTTTATTTCAAAACGCGGAAAGGCAAGTGAAAGACAGCTTTCCGTATCGGATGACGATTTGATAGGAGGTTTGAAAGCACTCGCCGATACCATTCATAGAAATGGGACTAAAGCGGTAATGCAGATCAATCATGCAGGAAGCGCTACAAGTAAGGATATTACAGGATATGATGAAGTAGGCCCATCGTCAGTACCAAATCCGCGCAGGGGAAATATTCCAAGGGAACTTACGCGTACGGAAATCGAAGGCATAGTACGGGAATTTAAAAATGCGGCAGTACGGGTAAAAAAGGCGGGCTTTGATGGAGTGGAAATCCATTCTGCCCACGGGTATCTGCTGGACCAATTTTTGTCGCCTCTCACAAACAAAAGAATCGATGAGTATGGAACAGATATAAAAGGCAGGATTAAGATTCATCTTGATGTCGTTAGGGCAGTGCGTTCTGCAGTTGGAGAAGATTTTCCGATTCTGCTGCGCCTGGGTGCTTCCGATTATATGGAGGGAGGAACGACGATTGAGGACAGCAAAATTGCAGCGGTTGAATTTGAAAAAGCAGGAGTGGATATTCTTGATATTTCAGGCGGATTTTGTGGATATATGGTACCGGGACTTACCGGACAGGGATATTTTTCACCGTTGAGTGAAGCGATAAAGAAAGTTGTATCCATACCTGTTATACTGACTGGTGGCATAACTGAAGCCAAGGCTGCTGAAAAACTGCTGTCAGAGGGAAAAACCGACCTTATCGGCGTAGGAAGGGCTATGTATAAAGACTCCGGCTGGGCCAGAAAAGCCATCGAAAGTTTTAGAGCATAA
- the sfsA gene encoding DNA/RNA nuclease SfsA: protein MKYNDISKAVFLERPNRFIAHVLLNGKKEIVHVKNTGRCREILNRGTQVILEKSRNKNRKTNYSLISAYKGNNLINIDSQVPNAVVYQGLRDKKVDEIQNICMLKREVFYGNSRFDIYFETPLEKGFVEVKGVTLENDGITMFPDAPTERGTKHVKEMVKAVHEGYKGYIFFLIQMKGVKYFTPNAIMDDKFASALKYAKENGVGILAYDSYVTENEIVIGNKVKVKI, encoded by the coding sequence GTGAAATATAACGACATAAGTAAAGCTGTTTTTTTAGAAAGACCGAATAGATTTATAGCTCATGTACTTCTGAACGGAAAGAAAGAAATCGTGCATGTCAAAAATACAGGACGGTGCAGGGAAATATTAAATAGAGGTACGCAGGTGATACTTGAAAAATCCCGGAATAAAAATAGAAAGACCAATTACTCTCTTATATCGGCGTATAAGGGGAATAACCTCATCAATATCGACTCACAGGTGCCTAATGCCGTTGTATACCAGGGTCTGCGCGATAAAAAAGTTGATGAGATCCAAAATATATGCATGTTAAAAAGAGAAGTATTTTACGGAAATTCCAGGTTTGATATCTACTTTGAGACTCCCTTGGAAAAAGGATTCGTAGAAGTAAAAGGAGTTACCCTGGAAAATGACGGAATCACCATGTTCCCCGATGCTCCAACCGAAAGGGGTACAAAGCATGTAAAAGAAATGGTAAAAGCCGTGCATGAAGGATACAAAGGTTATATATTTTTCCTTATCCAGATGAAGGGAGTAAAATATTTTACCCCCAATGCAATTATGGATGATAAGTTTGCATCGGCTTTAAAATATGCGAAGGAAAACGGCGTTGGGATTTTAGCATATGATTCTTATGTTACTGAAAACGAAATTGTAATCGGAAATAAAGTTAAAGTTAAAATATGA